A portion of the Juglans microcarpa x Juglans regia isolate MS1-56 chromosome 1D, Jm3101_v1.0, whole genome shotgun sequence genome contains these proteins:
- the LOC121241046 gene encoding thermospermine synthase ACAULIS5-like, which translates to MGDISCSNGISNGNGVHGKVFPLNGYRKSCWYEEEIEENLRWSFALISILHTGASPYQDIALLDTKPFGKALVIDGKLQSAETDEFIYHESLVHPALLHHPNPSTIFIMGGGEGSTAREILRHNTAKKVIMCDIDEEVVEFCKSYLIVNRDAFCDPRLELVINDARAELENREESYDVIIGDLADPIEGGPCYKLYTKSFYDFTVKPRLNQGGIFVTQAGPAGIFSHTEVFSCIYNTLKQVFKYVVPYSAHIPSFADTWGWVMASDTPFVLSVEELDLRMKQRIKGENRYLDGKTFSSASTLSKAVRNSLDNETHVYTEGTARFIYGHGSAYKKAQE; encoded by the exons ATGGGAGATATTTCTTGTTCCAATGGTATTTCCAATGGTAATGGAGTTCATGGAAAAGTCTTTCCTCTAAATGGGTATAGGAAGAGCTGTTGGTACGAGGAAGAGATTGAAGAGAATCTGAGATGGTCCTTTGCTCTCATTAG tattTTGCATACAGGAGCTTCGCCGTACCAGGACATCGCGCTTTTGGACACAAAACCTTTTGGAAAG GCTCTAGTCATTGATGGAAAGCTTCAAAGTGCAGAGACAGATGAATTCATCTACCATGAGTCCCTTGTTCATCCAGCACTTCTTCATCATCCCAA TCCAAGCACCATCTTTATTATGGGAGGAGGTGAAGGCTCCACAGCAAGAGAAATTCTGAGACATAACACTGCAAAAAAGGTTATCATGTGTGACATTGATGAG GAGGTGGTAGAGTTTTGCAAGTCATACTTAATTGTGAACAGGGATGCTTTCTGTGATCCAAGACTTGAGCTGGTTATCAATGATGCCAG GGCTGAGCTAGAAAACAGAGAGGAGAGTTATGATGTGATCATAGGAGACCTGGCTGACCCAATTGAGGGAGGCCCATGTTATAAACTCTACACCAAATCCTTCTACGACTTTACTGTCAAGCCTAGACTTAATCAGGGTGGCATCTTTGTCACACAG GCAGGGCCTGCTGGGATATTCAGCCATACGGAAGTATTCTCTTGCATTTACAACACTTTAAAACAGGTTTTCAAAT ATGTTGTGCCTTACTCAGCTCACATTCCTTCTTTTGCTGATACTTGGGGATGGGTCATG GCTTCTGATACTCCCTTTGTGCTGAGTGTTGAGGAGTTGGACCTCAGGATGAAACAGAGGATCAAAGGGGAGAACAGATATCTTGATGGGAAAACATTTTCATCGGCATCCACCTTGAGCAAAGCCGTGCGGAACTC GCTGGACAACGAGACTCATGTTTACACAGAGGGAACAGCAAGGTTCATATATGGTCATGGTAGTGCCTACAAAAAAGCTCAAGAATGA